AATTATTAACTTTAACATTGGTTTGCAGCGTTTTAGCATAGGTGTGTTGATACTGCTCATAAATGCTGTACATGGCCTTATAAGCTTCTTGTCGAACTTTGCGGTTTTTGGATTCCATCAAACTGATGAAATTACCATGAGATAGTTCAACTTCTTCTCCTGTCTCGTCTTTTACCCAAGGAAAGATAATATCGGCATTGTCAAGAATTTCAAAGGTTTCACCAGCAGCACCAAAAATTTCACTGGCTTCAGCCAAAAGTGCCTCTTCCTTTTGAGAAAGAACATGCTTTTTTTGTTTAAATAATTTTTCAAAAAAATGTTGATAAGGCAATAAATCCGGACAATCTGCCAAAAAATCCTGATATTTTTCTGTTGATAACAGCATAAATTCAGGCTCATAGAAGGCAAAAGTCTGATTAAATTTAGCGATCAAGGCTGTTGCCTTAGCTTGTAATTCTTGATAGTAACTGACCGTGGTGTCTTGGTCATTCTTCATAGAAGCATAAACATAAAGTTTTTCCAAACGACGGCTCAAAGCCAGATAAAGTTCTGTGATCTCCAGCAGACTTTGACTGGAGTCAAGCAGATGACCCGCTCTTTTAACGGCTATTTCCAAATCCTTAGCTAAAGATTTCTCCTCTTTTTCCCAAGTTTGATCGTTTGGAAAAATGCTGGTCAAATCCCATTGGTATTTTTCTTCAATATGACTGCGATTATCAGACATCACTTTCTCCTTTATAACTTTTTATTTCATTTTATCATAAAAGGCTGGCGGATACAGTGTTTGAATTTCTTTGTCTTTTTGCTTTTGATAATATTGAAAAAAAGCTGCGCTAAAATGAGATACATCCTGATTGATTTGACAAAAGCCTCTTGAACATTGCGGTAACCTTACCTGCGGGAAAAAATCAGCATCTGATTGTGCTATCAGATTACGCCCCTGTGAATAAGCAAGTTCTTGCTGACGCAGCCAACGCGGATTGCGTGCTAGCAGTTGTTTTTGAATGGCTAAACCAACCTGCCTGCGCTGGTGAACAGGATAAGAAGTCAAGGTTTGCTTAGCATAGGGCAATTGTAAAAAGGTCATGATATTACCATCAAAAGAACAAGACCTCGTTTGATAATAGACTTTGCCAAAAATATCTTCATAAATCAAGTACTTAAGTCGCAACTCACGCCTATTAATATCTAATTCCCAAAGATGAAAGCCCATATTTTGTGAAAAGTAAAGAAATTGTTTGTGCAAGTTGGATAAACGCCTATCCAACCAGAGTTTCTCCCCAAGCAGCCACAGTACCTGATAACCATTGGCCTGATAGGCCTGCGTTCGCTCACACAGACGAGCTTCGGACAAGCGAGAACACTGAACTTCTAATGCTAGGTTATGATTAACTAATAAGTCTGCGATTTGTTCAGGTTCTGGTATGACTTTTTCGATCTCAACACTTTCCGTCTGAGATAATGACTGATAGAGTTCTGCTTTCAAGTTTAGGTGTTCAGCGGACTCATTTTCACTGTAAAATTTGCAGTCTTGCAAAGCAACATGGGCAAAATGCGGACGCATAACCCTGCCGTTTTTGAGACGTACAGGTGATTGGCAGGCAGGACAATAAAAATCACTTTTGTCAGGAATACCATTCAGAAGATTAATCAACTTTCCATTTTTATCCCTTGCAACTAACATCAAAAATTCCTTTCTAAATAGATAGTTAAAAAAACCCGCGCAAAGGCAGGCTTTAAAAACTACAACTTCAATTATGACTGATAGTAAATTTCCAAACAAATAGTTTAAAAAGGACTAAAGTAGATTTCACTTATATTATTCGTAAATCCCAACAAAAATTGATGTCTTTTTCAAAGTTTTTTAATTTTTTAGTGTTATCAATAAAAATTAGTCAGCACTTTAAACAGCGGAAGAATGACAAGGAATCTAACTCTCGAAAATTTCTAATAAATTTATATTTTAAAGTATTATTATTTTTTACCTAACCTCACTTTAAATGCAAAACTCGATTAATAAATTGTATGCACAGTTTTTTCCAAATACCAAGCTCTTCGTAATCCGAAAATTTCGCTTGTGTATTGCTATTAATCACGGATAAACCGTGCTCTCCTAACGCAAACATATGAAGTTCATATAAGATACCATTATCTTTCAAGCGTTTAGCATATTCTAAAAGAGCATTATTGTAGATGCAATCATCATCTTGCATTCCCCAAATAAAAGTTGGCACAGTGGCTGTAGAAATGTGCTCTATAGGACTGTATTCTTTTAAATTTTCTGTTGTTAATTCTTTACCTACGACTGTTTTCAAGGCACCTGTTAGAAAATCTATTTTAGGCATTGGTGATAGTTTTGTTGGCATCTGATTATCTGGATCAACTGATACTTGCTCGTACTGATAATTAAAGTCCAGCAAGGGATAAGACAAGATAACTAAACTTGGTTTTAAAGTTTCTCCGGGATAATCAAAGTATTTCTGTAAAAACGGTTCGTTCCAACTATTTGCTAAAGAAGCACTGTGAGTGGCTCCCGCTGAAAAACCAATAAAAATGACTTTTTCAGTATCAATATTCCAATTTTGTGCATTTTCTCTAACGATCAAAAGCATTTTGGCCAAATCATAAAGTGGTTTAGGATAACCACTGCCTTTTCCAACGGTATAATCAAGTGTGATGGCCTGAAAACCTTTGTTCAGAAAATAAAGTGCGACAGGCTCTTTCTCCCTATCTGTTACCTTGAAAAAGCCACCACCGCCACAAATAATGACAGCTGGACGAGGATTTTTATTTTTAATATCTGGTGTTTTTTCAATTAAGTAAGTCGTATAGGTCACTTCTGATTTTGCTTTATCTTCCCAAAGCATAGAGGTATTAATTTTCATTGTTAACAACTCCTTTCACAAATAGGATATTTAAGTATTAAGAGTCACTTTTAACTTTAAGATTAATAATCTTATCACCATTTATCCTTACTAAGTCACTACCTGTCAAAGCAAGGTACTTTCCAGTTTTTCTGCGGCATATAACCGCCCAATTTGCCTGCGCAAGTCATCAGCTATTTCTTTAGTATCCCATAAATGTTTCAATTCTGAATTTTTGTTGAAGAACTTTTCAAAAAACGGATTAATTTCTTCTCTACCAGAATAAGTGTTACCATCATTAGCTTCTATGATAGCATTCTCTGAAAATAAATTGCAAAGTTCTGTCAATTTTCTTTTATCCTTTCCTGCTAAATCAGATAAAACAAAGTAGCGATCAAGTATATTCATTAGACATCATCTTCCAAAAATAAAAATAGTTCGATATATATCGAATAATCGAATTATAACGCTAATCATGTTAAAATGTCAATACAAAATAACTTATCACATCACTTTAAAATCTTAAGAGAAAGCGGAATTATTCATGTTAGAAAGAAGGTAGACAACGTTTTATCTCACTTAGACAAGCAGAGTTAGATAAAAAATTTCAGGCTTGCTGACCGCCATTTATAAAATCAGTTAATCGATTGCTTTAAGGAACTAAGATGATTTTTCTATTTTCTTTTTTAGTTTCCATCAAATCATGCGCTTCTGCGGCTTTGTCAAATTTTTTGATAACCATGTCTTCCTCCAGTAATTGTCCTTGCCTAAAAGCATCATTTAAAATTCTTCCTGCTTTTTTCAGTTGCTTCAAACTAGCGTGACTAATCACAAACCCTTTCATTTGCTGACAGTTCATATAAAACTGTCTGCTATCAAATTGACTGTCTTTCGGTGCTGTAATTAAACTAATGACACCTTTTGGGGCAAGT
This region of Streptococcus mutans genomic DNA includes:
- a CDS encoding alpha/beta hydrolase encodes the protein MKINTSMLWEDKAKSEVTYTTYLIEKTPDIKNKNPRPAVIICGGGGFFKVTDREKEPVALYFLNKGFQAITLDYTVGKGSGYPKPLYDLAKMLLIVRENAQNWNIDTEKVIFIGFSAGATHSASLANSWNEPFLQKYFDYPGETLKPSLVILSYPLLDFNYQYEQVSVDPDNQMPTKLSPMPKIDFLTGALKTVVGKELTTENLKEYSPIEHISTATVPTFIWGMQDDDCIYNNALLEYAKRLKDNGILYELHMFALGEHGLSVINSNTQAKFSDYEELGIWKKLCIQFINRVLHLK
- a CDS encoding competence protein CoiA, producing the protein MLVARDKNGKLINLLNGIPDKSDFYCPACQSPVRLKNGRVMRPHFAHVALQDCKFYSENESAEHLNLKAELYQSLSQTESVEIEKVIPEPEQIADLLVNHNLALEVQCSRLSEARLCERTQAYQANGYQVLWLLGEKLWLDRRLSNLHKQFLYFSQNMGFHLWELDINRRELRLKYLIYEDIFGKVYYQTRSCSFDGNIMTFLQLPYAKQTLTSYPVHQRRQVGLAIQKQLLARNPRWLRQQELAYSQGRNLIAQSDADFFPQVRLPQCSRGFCQINQDVSHFSAAFFQYYQKQKDKEIQTLYPPAFYDKMK